Proteins encoded by one window of Cylindrospermum stagnale PCC 7417:
- a CDS encoding metal ABC transporter permease, protein MLQALIEPLQYGFMQRSLVIAILVGLLCAVVGSYLMVQRLALLGDAISHSVLPGLAIAFMVGSNIYVGAFIAGVLSTMAIAVIRTRSPIKEDAAMGIVFSAFFALGITLITVIQKDNKIDLNHFLFGNILGVTADEVRDTAIIATIVLIVVVLIYKELLFYTFDPLGAQAAGLPVNRLNFGLMLLIALTIVASMKAVGVILVLSLLITPGATAYLLVKRLHELMILGAVIGVFSSISGMYLSYFYNLPSGPAIVLVVSGLFLLSLLFSPRHGILIPSVNKK, encoded by the coding sequence ATGCTCCAAGCACTAATTGAGCCGCTGCAATATGGCTTTATGCAGCGTTCCCTCGTAATTGCGATTTTAGTTGGTTTGCTGTGTGCAGTCGTTGGTAGTTACTTGATGGTGCAACGACTAGCCTTACTGGGTGATGCTATCAGCCATTCAGTTTTACCCGGATTAGCGATCGCCTTTATGGTGGGAAGCAATATCTATGTAGGGGCATTTATTGCCGGAGTCTTGAGTACAATGGCGATCGCCGTGATCAGGACGCGATCGCCAATTAAAGAAGACGCAGCAATGGGTATAGTTTTTTCAGCATTTTTTGCTTTAGGAATTACCCTAATCACCGTCATTCAAAAAGATAACAAAATAGACCTAAATCACTTCCTTTTCGGTAACATTCTCGGCGTCACCGCTGACGAAGTGCGGGACACCGCGATCATTGCCACTATCGTTTTAATAGTCGTTGTTTTAATCTACAAAGAACTTTTATTTTACACCTTTGACCCCTTAGGTGCTCAAGCCGCCGGGTTGCCAGTAAATCGGCTAAATTTTGGACTCATGTTACTAATTGCTTTAACAATTGTTGCCAGCATGAAAGCTGTAGGTGTGATTCTCGTACTATCACTTTTGATTACACCAGGAGCCACTGCCTATCTATTAGTTAAACGCTTACATGAATTGATGATTTTAGGCGCGGTAATTGGCGTATTTTCCAGCATCAGCGGTATGTATCTCAGCTATTTTTATAATTTGCCTTCTGGTCCAGCGATTGTTTTAGTAGTGTCAGGATTATTTTTGTTGTCATTACTATTTAGTCCTAGACACGGAATTTTGATACCGAGTGTTAATAAAAAGTAG
- the psaK gene encoding photosystem I reaction center subunit PsaK, whose product MSSILLAVQVTVPNTGTTWNWAGTPIIIGSCLLALLLAGWSIRYPRVGQKMPLPFPSLFNNPSVATFLAAMSFGHIIGVAAVLGLTNIGYL is encoded by the coding sequence ATGTCCTCAATATTATTAGCAGTCCAAGTTACTGTTCCCAACACTGGTACTACTTGGAACTGGGCCGGAACCCCGATTATTATTGGTAGTTGTCTCTTAGCACTTTTGCTTGCCGGTTGGTCAATTCGCTATCCCCGGGTTGGTCAGAAAATGCCTTTGCCTTTCCCGTCGCTGTTCAATAATCCCAGTGTCGCTACATTTTTAGCAGCGATGAGCTTTGGTCATATTATCGGTGTTGCTGCCGTTTTAGGCTTAACCAATATTGGTTATTTGTGA